Part of the Permianibacter fluminis genome, CCGGGCTGATGGCGCTGCGGCACCAGCATCCATCGGTTGGTGTGGCGATAGTCTCGGCGCAGGAAGATGTCGTGGTGATGCGACAGGCTATTGCCCTCGGTGCGGTCGCCTATATCCCGAAATCGGAACCATTGCCGTCGATTGTCGAAGCCATCCGCACCGCCCTCAACGGCCACACTTGGCTACCGCAATCGGCAAAAGAATTGTCCGGCAATCCGGCGGAGGCGCAGCTCGCCGAACGCATTGCCTCGCTGTCGCCGCAGCAATACCGCGTGCTCTGCATGGTGGCCGACGGCAAGCTGAACAAACAAATCGCCGCCGAACTGGAAATTCAGGAAACCACCATCAAGCAGCATGTCTCGGCCATTCTGCGCAAACTGGGGTTGATCAACCGCACTCAGGCCGGTGTGTTGTTGCGCTCGCTGCAGCAGGGCGGTCGGTTGCAGTCTTGATGCGTGCAGGGGAGCGGTGTGCGCCTGTCCGCTTTTGCACAATGAATGCACCTGCGCTTTGCTAGCGATGCGCCAGTTCACGGCGCGCATGTCACGGTCTGAGAAAATCAACCGGATGCACCATCAATCAATTTCCGTCGACTCTGCAATCACGTCTTCAGAACGGTTACGCAGGCGCTGCAACAAACCGCGCAATGCCAGTGGTTTGACCGGTTTGGCCAGATAATCGCCGCCTGCACGTTGCACCGCATCGCGGATGCTGGCATCGCGATTAGCGCTGATGATGATGAGCGGCGGTCTTGGCTCCGGCAGTTGCGACCAGACTGCCAGACCGTTGTCATCCTGATCCAACTGATAATCCGCCAATACGATCTCGGGTGCCTGTTGCGCGGCTTGCAGAAATTCGCTGCGATCACGCGCAGTGCTGACCTGACAGCCCCAACTCGAGAGCACGCTGGCGAGGCCACTCAACATGGCTGGCTCATTGTCGAGGCAGAGCACCCTCAGGCCGGTAAACGGCAACGCACCCACCGTCGGTTGGGCAGGTTCCAGCGGAGTTTGCATCGGCGCTGTTCGTTCGATGGCGATGCTGAAGCAGCTGCCCAAACCGGGCCGCGACTGCACGGCAATGGTTGCATGCAGGGCGCGGGCGAGGCGCTGCGAAATGGCCAAGCCCAGACCATGTCCCGGTGCCACCGTCATGGCCGGATCCTGTAGCCGACGAAACTCTTCAAAAATGCGCGACTGTTGCTCTACGGCAATGCCGATACCGGTGTCATGCACTTCAATACGAATGGTATTGGCAACGCGACGGACGCCGACATGAACCCGGCCACGAGCGGTATAGCGCAGCGCGTTGCTGATCAGGTTCTGCAAAATCCGGCGCAGCATGCGCGGATCGGTATCAACCCAGACTGCGGTTTCCTGCACACTGAATAGCAGATCTTGCTGCTGCGCCGTAGCGGCAAATTCTGCCCGTAGCGGTTTCAGAATACGCGCCAACGGCACGGCTTCACGCTGCGGCTGCAACACGCCGGCATCGAGCTTGGACAGATCCAGCAAGGTTTTCAGCAGTTCTTCGGTGCTGTGCAGCGATTGATTCAATTGCTCCAGCAAGGCTTTGGCGTCTGGGCTGGTCAGCTTTTCGCCGAGCGCGCCGGCAAACAACTGTGCGGCATTCAGCGGTTGCACCAGATCGTGGCTGGCCGCAGCGAGAAAACGGGTCTTGTCGGCATCGGCTTGCTCCGCTTTTTGTTTGGCCACAGCCAATTCCGCATTGGTGCTGGCGAGCTCACGGGTGCGCTGTTGCACCCGCTGTTCGAGCTGGTCATTGTTTTGCTGCAAGGCCGCCGCCGTACGTTTGTGCTCGGAGATGTCGCTGTAGCTGGTGACGTAACCACCGCCCGGCATCGGCAGACCATGAATTTCCAGCACGCGGCCATCATGCAGTTGACGTTCCGTGTGATGCGGCTGGCCCATGCGCAAGTGTGCCAGCCGGCGCTCGACAAACAGTTCGATGCCTTCCTGACGCTGTTCGCGTTCGGCATTACGTTTCAGCACGTCGGCAATCGAGCGACCGACATAGAGAAAATCTACCGGTAATGCAAACA contains:
- a CDS encoding response regulator transcription factor codes for the protein MSYRFLIADDHPLFRAALRQALSAVASDAGIEEAESLSKAKSALLASADFDLVLLDLGLPDSEGFTGLMALRHQHPSVGVAIVSAQEDVVVMRQAIALGAVAYIPKSEPLPSIVEAIRTALNGHTWLPQSAKELSGNPAEAQLAERIASLSPQQYRVLCMVADGKLNKQIAAELEIQETTIKQHVSAILRKLGLINRTQAGVLLRSLQQGGRLQS